ACAGAAGGCTACTGAGTGACTAACTGACTCTATGTGCCTTTGCCCTGACCCTAATATTTGGAGGCCCCCTCACGACGTAATCCACTGGTTTTTTGGGAGAGCGAGGATATTCTTAGAGGGAGGAGTGCTAAACATATCTCCACCTCTTCGGGAAGTGGGCTTCCTCGCGGGGGAAGGGGACTCTCGTTGCTGAGCCTGTCTTTGCAAAAGACTAAATCAAAGAGACCACCTGTTCCCTACTAGCCGTGTCTCCAACTGCTACTACCCAACGCTCTAAATTTCAATTTCAGGGGCCTCAAGAAAATTGACCCATAGGCCTTTTTCTCTTTTCTCTTTAAAGGTGAACGCAAGGTGAACGCATCCCCCAAGAGCGAGAGCGAGACAGAGTAGCAGCGGCACCCCTTGCGCCAGGGTTTAGTTTTGGTGAGAAGGGGAAAAAGTGAAAAGGCCGGGCAAAACCCAGAAAACGTTGCTGCCCTCCGCATACGAAAGAGTACACGCAGGGCAGCCCTTCATCTAGCTAGGTCTCAGTAGAGACTAGCTACTCCACTTTTAAGCAAGCCTCCTTTGCTAAGAAAGAGCTTCCTTTTTCCAAGCGTTGAAGGCATTCCACTTTTCCTTAAGGATCTCCGGACGAGAGAGACCAAGCGGAATGAAGAACTTGCCATTCTTTTTGCTTAGGTCTACGCGCTCCAAGTCTGCGTCTTTCTTAACATCCTTTCTGTCTTCTTTTCTGTCATGCAGTTTAGAGGATCTTAGGTCTACGCGCTCCAAGTCTGCGTCTTTCTTAACATCCTTTCTGTCTTCTTTTCTGTCATGCAGTTTAGAGGATCTTAGGTCTACGCGCTCCAAGTCTGCGTCTTTCTTAACATCCTTTCTGTCTTCTTTTCTGTCATGCAGTTTAGACTTAGAGAGAGCAACCCTCTGATTTAGGAGGGAAGAAACTGGCCCCCTCTTCTCCTTCTCTAGAGCCAACTCCTCTTGAGTTTTGCACTTCTCTTCATAGCACTTGCTCCCCCTGACTACATCACTTCCGTTGGAACGATGTGTCATTATGGGCACAATAATACGAGATGTGTTATTTATGTTATTCATAAGGTAATGAAAGTATCAACCAGTGACTACAGATAGTCCATACCTCAGTTGAAGTCAAATGATTGTGAAAAAAATTCTTCTGCACACCCGTGAGTTCTGAGGAATCCATCCGCCCGAACCCCTCTTGCGGCTTCCTGGAGCTAGCCTGGATAGTGCACAGCAAGGCTGCCTACCCGTTTCAATGATGAATTCCGGAGATCCCTTCAAGGTAGAAAGGTAGTAGAGGGTTCCAAGGGAGCATTCACAAAACTACCTCCTTTATGTAGAGAGCAAGGCGAAGAACTCACAAAATTGCACCTTCATGAAGGACAGGGGCACATGGAAAGCAGGTAAAGCAAAAGCTCCTTTCTGCGGAAGGGTACGAGGAAATG
This DNA window, taken from Candidatus Xiphinematobacter sp., encodes the following:
- a CDS encoding pentapeptide repeat-containing protein, which produces MNNINNTSRIIVPIMTHRSNGSDVVRGSKCYEEKCKTQEELALEKEKRGPVSSLLNQRVALSKSKLHDRKEDRKDVKKDADLERVDLRSSKLHDRKEDRKDVKKDADLERVDLRSSKLHDRKEDRKDVKKDADLERVDLSKKNGKFFIPLGLSRPEILKEKWNAFNAWKKEALS